A single region of the Biomaibacter acetigenes genome encodes:
- the fdrA gene encoding acyl-CoA synthetase FdrA, with product MIIKTLIRNGEYYDSVKLMTVSKKISEKEGIDNAAVLMGTDLNKDVLKRTGLLSPEAENASPDDLIISVRGSNEAVVDKAISQVDTLLNQRRDGDEESDYRPKSFDSALKIMPDMNFCIISVPGRYARREAMKALQNGLHVLLFSDNVTLDEEIKLKKYAMENNLLLMGPDCGTAMINNVPLGFANKVRKGNIGIVGAAGTGMQEVMSLIHKQGAGISQAIGTGGRDLSAEVGGITMLQGLSALKEDDDTEIIVIISKPPAPGIAEKILDYVTNIKKPTVVNFIGGDPERIAKAGAVPAFTLEEAALKAVSISKGIENREIDGLISEEEMKKLARQEAILLNEDQKYIRGLYSGGTLCYESMLVLKDFVGDVHSNTPLNKKMKLSDAYKSVEHTCIDLGDDAFTVGRAHPMIDTALREEMFETEAQNPEVAVILLDIVIGYGTHPNPAEVFAKKIKKYKDAALQQGRHLIVISSVCGTEEDPQNLLSQQKILRKAGAIVMPSNAAAARLAGMIVSNKK from the coding sequence ATGATTATAAAAACGCTGATTAGAAACGGAGAGTATTACGATTCGGTCAAATTGATGACTGTCTCAAAAAAAATATCCGAAAAGGAAGGTATAGATAATGCCGCCGTTTTGATGGGAACAGACCTAAATAAAGATGTGCTGAAAAGAACGGGCTTGTTATCCCCTGAAGCCGAAAATGCTTCTCCCGATGATTTGATCATAAGCGTTAGGGGTTCAAATGAGGCTGTTGTTGATAAAGCCATATCTCAGGTAGACACGCTGTTAAATCAGCGCAGGGACGGAGACGAAGAATCGGATTACAGGCCGAAAAGCTTTGATTCGGCATTGAAAATAATGCCTGATATGAATTTCTGCATTATTTCAGTCCCGGGCCGATACGCCAGGAGAGAAGCCATGAAAGCTTTACAGAATGGTTTACATGTGTTGCTTTTCAGCGACAATGTAACACTTGATGAGGAAATTAAGCTTAAGAAATATGCGATGGAAAATAATTTACTGCTAATGGGGCCCGATTGCGGTACCGCGATGATTAACAATGTACCTCTGGGTTTTGCAAACAAGGTCAGGAAAGGGAATATAGGCATTGTAGGGGCTGCCGGCACCGGCATGCAGGAAGTTATGAGCCTTATTCATAAGCAAGGGGCAGGGATTTCTCAAGCTATCGGAACAGGTGGCAGAGACCTTTCCGCAGAAGTTGGAGGAATTACCATGCTGCAGGGGTTAAGTGCACTTAAAGAAGACGATGATACAGAAATTATTGTAATTATTTCAAAACCTCCGGCCCCGGGAATAGCAGAAAAGATTTTAGATTACGTAACAAATATTAAAAAGCCCACTGTTGTCAACTTTATTGGCGGGGATCCGGAAAGAATAGCCAAAGCCGGAGCAGTACCGGCATTTACGCTGGAAGAGGCTGCTTTGAAAGCCGTATCTATTTCAAAGGGGATAGAAAATCGAGAAATCGATGGTCTCATTTCTGAAGAAGAGATGAAAAAATTAGCCCGGCAGGAAGCGATTCTTTTAAATGAAGACCAGAAATACATCAGAGGACTCTACAGCGGCGGCACCCTGTGCTACGAAAGCATGTTGGTTCTAAAAGACTTTGTGGGTGATGTGCACTCAAATACGCCTCTTAATAAAAAAATGAAATTATCCGATGCATATAAATCGGTGGAACATACCTGTATTGATTTGGGCGATGATGCTTTTACGGTTGGAAGAGCTCACCCCATGATTGATACTGCACTAAGAGAGGAGATGTTTGAAACCGAAGCGCAAAATCCAGAAGTTGCGGTAATTCTTTTGGATATCGTCATAGGCTACGGCACTCACCCGAATCCGGCAGAAGTTTTTGCTAAAAAAATCAAAAAATACAAAGACGCGGCACTACAGCAAGGCCGGCATTTAATAGTTATATCTTCGGTTTGCGGCACAGAAGAAGATCCGCAGAATTTATTGTCCCAGCAAAAAATCTTAAGAAAAGCCGGGGCTATAGTGATGCCCAGCAATGCCGCTGCGGCAAGATTAGCTGGTATGATTGTCTCTAATAAAAAATAA
- a CDS encoding fdrA domain protein translates to MKSINYIFGKELRVLNIGLEQFYLDLKGQGIKCVQLDWRPPASGDQETLDLLSKLLG, encoded by the coding sequence ATGAAATCCATAAATTATATCTTTGGAAAAGAACTTAGGGTTTTAAACATAGGATTGGAACAATTTTATTTGGATTTAAAAGGGCAGGGTATAAAGTGCGTTCAATTGGATTGGAGACCGCCAGCCAGCGGCGATCAGGAAACCTTAGACCTGCTTTCGAAGCTCTTAGGTTAA
- a CDS encoding DUF1116 domain-containing protein — protein sequence MDRRQANEEALKRMQDSEPFLVGMGQAKDVIPGMKKNLITHAGPPIEWERMCGPMKGAVIGALIYEGLAKDEEEAKKLAASGEIEFEPNHHHQAVGPMAGVTSASMPVYIIQNRKYGNYAYVNMNEGLGRCLRFGAYSDDVINRLKWMEKVLYPILKEAIELSGGIDMKSIVIQALQMGDDCHNRNKAATAIFTKQIAPYIAKTGASKEEISEVFKFINGNDHFTINITMAMCKSIADAAHNIKGSTIVTAMARNGVEFGIRVSGLGDKWFTAPANTPKGLFFPGFTQEDANPDIGDSTITETVGIGGFAMAGAPAIVQFVGGTPKDAINFTLEMYEITSAENKNFKIPTLDFRGTPTGIDLLKVLETGIVPRINTGMAHKDPGVGQVGAGLVTAPMDCFKKAARYMVENRL from the coding sequence ATGGATAGAAGGCAAGCCAATGAAGAAGCTTTAAAGCGCATGCAGGACTCAGAACCTTTTTTAGTAGGAATGGGACAGGCCAAAGATGTAATTCCCGGTATGAAAAAAAATCTAATAACACATGCCGGACCGCCCATTGAATGGGAAAGAATGTGCGGGCCCATGAAAGGCGCGGTAATAGGCGCCCTGATTTATGAGGGATTGGCCAAGGATGAAGAAGAAGCAAAGAAATTAGCCGCCAGCGGCGAAATAGAGTTTGAACCAAATCATCATCATCAGGCCGTGGGTCCCATGGCCGGGGTAACTTCTGCATCCATGCCGGTATATATTATTCAAAACAGAAAATATGGTAATTATGCCTATGTTAACATGAATGAAGGTCTTGGCCGCTGTTTAAGATTTGGGGCTTATTCCGACGATGTTATAAACAGATTGAAATGGATGGAAAAAGTTCTTTATCCAATCTTAAAAGAAGCCATAGAGTTATCCGGTGGAATTGATATGAAATCTATTGTTATTCAGGCTTTGCAGATGGGAGACGACTGTCACAACAGAAATAAAGCCGCAACAGCCATATTTACCAAACAAATAGCTCCTTATATAGCTAAAACCGGCGCCAGCAAAGAAGAAATATCGGAAGTATTCAAATTTATCAATGGCAATGATCATTTCACAATAAATATAACAATGGCCATGTGCAAGTCCATAGCTGATGCAGCTCACAATATAAAAGGCAGCACAATCGTCACCGCTATGGCGAGGAACGGTGTGGAATTCGGCATAAGGGTCAGTGGGCTTGGCGACAAATGGTTTACAGCTCCCGCAAATACACCTAAAGGGTTATTCTTCCCGGGTTTCACCCAGGAAGATGCAAATCCGGATATTGGTGACAGTACCATAACGGAAACCGTGGGTATAGGCGGTTTTGCCATGGCGGGTGCACCCGCAATTGTGCAGTTTGTGGGAGGAACCCCCAAGGATGCCATTAACTTCACGCTGGAAATGTATGAAATAACTTCCGCAGAGAATAAAAACTTCAAAATCCCAACTTTGGATTTCAGAGGAACGCCTACAGGTATAGATTTGCTCAAAGTTTTGGAGACAGGTATTGTGCCTAGAATTAATACAGGAATGGCGCATAAAGATCCCGGCGTGGGCCAGGTAGGAGCAGGTTTGGTTACGGCACCTATGGATTGCTTTAAGAAAGCCGCCAGATATATGGTTGAAAATCGTCTATAA
- the arcC gene encoding carbamate kinase codes for MSRTVVVALGGNAILSHGQKGFWEEQLHNVNKTAQQIISLISKGYHVVVSHGNGPQVGNIYLQNQISKEVVPPLPLYACGAESQGYIGFMLQQSIKNMLAKNGIDKQVVTLVTQVLVDKNDEAFKKPTKPIGPFYNREEAMQIKKTQNIEMIEDGGRGWRRVVPSPKPLEIIEKDVIKNLVSDGVIVIASGGGGIPVIKDEEGNLKGIDAVIDKDLASALLASELDAEILLILTDVEKVCINYNKPDQREIDKISTQHAKQYLLEGHFGTGSMKPKVEAAISFVENSRRKAIIAKLDKLVDAICGNTGTCVC; via the coding sequence TTGTCAAGGACCGTTGTAGTAGCTTTAGGTGGAAATGCGATTTTAAGTCATGGGCAAAAGGGTTTCTGGGAAGAACAATTGCATAATGTCAATAAAACGGCTCAGCAAATTATTTCCTTGATATCTAAAGGATATCATGTTGTAGTATCGCACGGTAACGGCCCCCAGGTGGGTAATATATATTTGCAGAACCAAATTTCCAAAGAAGTGGTTCCCCCGCTGCCACTGTATGCATGTGGTGCCGAAAGTCAGGGGTATATTGGTTTTATGCTGCAGCAATCGATAAAGAATATGTTAGCGAAAAACGGTATCGACAAACAAGTCGTAACCCTGGTTACCCAGGTATTGGTGGATAAAAACGATGAAGCTTTCAAGAAACCGACAAAACCTATAGGTCCATTTTACAACCGGGAAGAAGCAATGCAGATTAAAAAAACGCAAAATATAGAAATGATAGAGGATGGCGGAAGAGGATGGCGGCGGGTTGTTCCTTCACCAAAACCGCTTGAAATTATTGAAAAAGATGTTATCAAAAATCTTGTTTCTGACGGGGTTATCGTAATCGCTTCGGGCGGTGGAGGCATACCAGTGATAAAAGATGAAGAAGGAAACTTAAAAGGTATAGATGCAGTTATAGACAAAGATTTAGCCAGTGCACTTTTGGCCTCGGAGTTAGATGCTGAAATTCTTTTAATACTTACGGATGTAGAAAAAGTGTGTATTAACTACAATAAACCCGATCAAAGAGAAATTGACAAAATCAGTACTCAGCATGCCAAGCAATATCTGCTGGAAGGGCATTTTGGAACGGGGAGCATGAAACCCAAAGTAGAGGCTGCCATCAGTTTTGTCGAAAATAGCAGAAGAAAAGCTATTATAGCAAAATTGGATAAATTGGTTGACGCTATTTGCGGAAATACCGGGACCTGCGTCTGTTAA
- a CDS encoding cyclase family protein yields MKLYDLSQPLNADVQFWPYYPPFEAKYFKRKPEHGVNAQYIQTSNHIGTHLDAPRHFITDAMTIDEIPLEWLYGPGVIVDLTDEMDDLAVYTPEMIEKRAEIREGDILVLHTGWYKYATFGSEPDEERYIHRHPGAHPSMVPWLIEKKIKLWCVDAVSTDHPMNLPIGRFLGKGTFGQCDRVRALAEKKFGKENLAKLFPDEDYQLTHNALFKHNCIHAENLGGDIGAPELQNRRLTIGCFPWKFKGGEAAFARVVAFVED; encoded by the coding sequence ATGAAATTGTATGACCTTTCTCAGCCTTTGAATGCCGATGTGCAGTTCTGGCCTTACTATCCCCCATTTGAGGCTAAATACTTCAAACGGAAACCCGAGCATGGTGTCAACGCTCAATACATTCAAACTTCAAATCACATCGGAACGCATCTCGATGCTCCGCGTCACTTTATTACGGATGCTATGACTATTGATGAAATACCACTCGAATGGCTCTATGGTCCCGGTGTAATTGTTGACCTTACAGATGAAATGGACGACCTCGCCGTATATACGCCGGAAATGATTGAAAAGCGTGCAGAAATCCGCGAAGGAGATATCCTCGTTCTTCATACAGGCTGGTATAAATACGCTACATTCGGATCAGAACCCGATGAAGAACGTTATATCCATCGCCATCCCGGGGCTCACCCGTCAATGGTACCGTGGTTGATAGAAAAGAAAATTAAGCTGTGGTGTGTTGACGCAGTTTCCACAGATCATCCGATGAACCTGCCCATAGGCAGATTTTTAGGAAAGGGGACCTTCGGACAATGCGATAGGGTTCGTGCCCTGGCCGAGAAAAAATTTGGCAAGGAAAACCTTGCAAAGCTATTCCCTGACGAAGATTACCAGTTGACACACAATGCGTTGTTCAAACATAATTGTATTCATGCTGAGAATTTAGGTGGTGATATCGGCGCACCTGAACTTCAGAATAGACGACTTACAATTGGTTGCTTCCCCTGGAAATTCAAAGGCGGAGAAGCTGCATTTGCCAGAGTCGTCGCTTTTGTTGAAGATTAA
- a CDS encoding carbon-nitrogen hydrolase family protein encodes MKETVVAGVQIAIEPNNPEKNMQKIIKWLRNAVKENNPDLVVFPETITTGFATGLTKEKLWDLVDTVPGRFTEQISREAQDLKVYVVFPTYERGKNRGDIYNSSVLIGPNGDIIGVYRKTHVYPTERQWVIPGDKAEVYETSFGKIGMIICYDGDYPELSRALAIKGAEIIVRPSALLRSFEIWNLTNCARAYDNHVYLIGVNATGPDADGNYYFGNSMIVSPIAQRLALATAGENVICAKLDPDPLKYMSYGIKKPMIFNHLEDRNVKVYEGILKESKSQFPVSGRYL; translated from the coding sequence ATGAAAGAGACGGTCGTAGCCGGTGTTCAAATTGCCATAGAACCCAACAACCCGGAAAAAAATATGCAAAAAATTATAAAATGGTTGAGAAATGCAGTGAAAGAAAACAATCCTGATCTGGTAGTTTTTCCGGAAACGATTACTACGGGTTTTGCTACAGGCCTAACAAAGGAAAAGCTATGGGATTTAGTGGACACCGTACCGGGTAGATTTACAGAACAAATTTCCAGAGAAGCCCAGGATTTGAAAGTATATGTCGTGTTTCCCACTTATGAAAGAGGAAAAAACAGGGGAGATATATATAATTCCAGTGTTTTAATAGGACCTAACGGTGATATCATTGGCGTTTACCGTAAAACTCATGTCTATCCCACGGAAAGACAATGGGTTATACCGGGAGATAAAGCGGAGGTTTATGAAACATCCTTTGGAAAAATAGGAATGATAATTTGCTATGATGGAGATTATCCTGAATTAAGTCGGGCCCTTGCCATAAAAGGGGCGGAAATCATAGTAAGGCCTTCGGCGCTCCTAAGGAGTTTTGAAATTTGGAACCTCACTAATTGTGCCCGAGCTTATGATAATCATGTTTATCTGATCGGGGTAAATGCAACAGGTCCTGATGCGGACGGAAATTACTATTTTGGAAACAGTATGATAGTAAGTCCAATTGCCCAGCGCCTCGCTTTAGCCACCGCCGGTGAAAATGTTATTTGTGCCAAATTGGATCCCGATCCTTTAAAATATATGAGTTACGGTATTAAAAAGCCTATGATATTCAACCATCTTGAAGATAGAAATGTCAAGGTTTACGAAGGAATCCTAAAAGAAAGTAAAAGTCAGTTTCCTGTTAGTGGTCGGTATTTATAG
- a CDS encoding uracil-xanthine permease family protein gives MVNKEMAVNSTVDKNLDPQEQPVWDENPRIVKPLLKIDEKPKTWWECLLYGWQHTLVDISPFVLPLVVAGAAGLSEADGAVWVSRSLFAMGLATLIMTIFGNRLPIIQGPSATLTGALSSVVGLFGMQAMWGGVFAGGIVEALVGFSRVLGILRKVFPVAVSGTVVITIGFSLGRTAVGWMVGNGDPSNFILAAAVILMIFILQFTTKNIAGGIISRGSIFFSIWIVGVGLAGLMGKVNWNIVAAKPWFALPTFFPYGGPGFGWKFAVGAIIGALVGYLGSIVESIGDYAATCAVSGEVYRVKHMNKGIMAEGLGCVMASLFGGLPCTSYTQNIGIIATTKIASRFVVQVAAGILMLYGLSPKFGALLVAIPRSVIGAVFVVVCGSIAMSGIKLVASAKPTTANTFMVGTTLILAIGLPIYTTYVVGQWTKSLSPLVQLFLTNTVVIAVLTGIVLNIILNIILKGNQEEIEDV, from the coding sequence ATGGTAAATAAAGAAATGGCGGTAAATTCAACAGTGGATAAAAATTTAGACCCTCAAGAACAGCCCGTATGGGATGAAAATCCCAGAATAGTTAAACCACTTCTAAAAATAGACGAAAAGCCGAAGACGTGGTGGGAGTGTTTACTTTACGGATGGCAGCATACATTGGTTGATATATCGCCCTTCGTATTGCCTTTAGTAGTAGCGGGGGCAGCAGGGCTTTCTGAGGCTGACGGTGCGGTATGGGTCAGCCGCAGCCTGTTTGCGATGGGACTAGCCACACTGATTATGACCATCTTTGGCAATAGATTGCCGATTATTCAGGGGCCATCCGCCACTCTAACCGGAGCCCTTTCTTCCGTCGTAGGTTTATTTGGGATGCAAGCTATGTGGGGTGGGGTTTTTGCCGGTGGTATAGTCGAGGCATTAGTAGGTTTTTCACGGGTTTTGGGAATTTTACGCAAAGTATTTCCGGTGGCTGTATCGGGTACCGTTGTTATAACAATAGGTTTTTCCCTTGGCAGGACGGCAGTTGGCTGGATGGTGGGAAATGGTGATCCTTCCAACTTTATACTGGCCGCAGCGGTAATTTTAATGATATTTATTCTTCAGTTTACCACAAAGAACATTGCCGGTGGAATAATTTCAAGAGGATCCATATTTTTCTCTATATGGATTGTAGGAGTTGGTCTAGCAGGTCTTATGGGAAAGGTGAATTGGAATATAGTCGCTGCAAAACCGTGGTTTGCCTTGCCGACATTTTTCCCGTATGGTGGTCCTGGATTCGGATGGAAATTCGCCGTGGGAGCTATCATCGGAGCTTTAGTAGGATATCTTGGCTCGATAGTAGAATCTATTGGCGATTATGCTGCCACCTGCGCTGTTAGCGGAGAAGTTTACAGGGTAAAGCATATGAACAAAGGAATAATGGCAGAAGGATTGGGGTGTGTTATGGCAAGTTTATTCGGTGGGCTTCCCTGCACCAGTTATACCCAAAATATTGGCATTATTGCAACAACCAAAATTGCCTCCCGTTTTGTGGTACAGGTAGCAGCAGGGATTTTAATGCTTTACGGCCTGAGTCCGAAATTCGGTGCTTTATTGGTGGCCATTCCTCGTTCAGTTATTGGTGCAGTATTTGTAGTAGTTTGCGGTTCGATAGCCATGTCTGGTATAAAACTGGTAGCTTCGGCCAAACCCACAACAGCCAATACTTTTATGGTTGGAACGACATTAATACTTGCAATAGGCCTTCCGATCTATACAACATATGTTGTAGGACAGTGGACAAAATCCCTTTCTCCATTGGTTCAATTATTTTTGACCAATACCGTAGTTATTGCTGTTTTAACAGGCATTGTGTTAAATATCATATTGAATATTATATTAAAAGGTAACCAAGAGGAAATAGAAGACGTATAA
- a CDS encoding PucR family transcriptional regulator: MLKDILSLQEMKDVKVIAGEKGLNRVVKNVNIMEVPDIGDWIKEGELLLTTGFAIKDDLNAQQKLIPLLNSKNLAGLAIKPKRYINDINKTIIDIANALDFPLMEFPFYMSYSDLILPILNTIINHQAMVLNKIEYAHNKIMDILVNNGDIPQIAETMRKLVGNPVIIKDICGNILASTLNEEENKEINRRETAQEEESIKITKLPIIAQNEILGHIYCYEMYHGLTKVDLMSLHRAAALVTLELVNREKIKVIAKRYKNEFLMELLNGNMVDEQYIIKRGLQLEWDLNQEMSVMLIDINFLKKYPNETSQIESIINKVYSMVQTIVEGFNKNPIIGTLGSTIILLIPVKKVYLFFSDISSNALIKLGHYIKKLLLQQLSQIEINIGIGKTYSSCADFSKSYEEAKKSLQILKAMYCDNKVIYYENLGMYKLFHNLSHEGINFVKEILFPIMEYDEKREGNLMETLEAYFKYNGNIKLVAQQLYIHYNTAIYRMEQIQKLLKLDFNNPDDRLNIEMALKLKNFISAK, encoded by the coding sequence ATGCTAAAAGACATCCTGAGTTTACAAGAAATGAAGGATGTTAAAGTAATTGCCGGTGAAAAAGGGTTAAATCGGGTGGTAAAAAATGTAAATATTATGGAAGTGCCGGATATAGGAGATTGGATAAAAGAAGGAGAATTGCTGCTTACTACGGGTTTTGCCATAAAAGATGATTTGAATGCGCAGCAAAAATTAATTCCGCTGTTAAATTCAAAAAATTTAGCGGGCCTTGCCATAAAACCAAAAAGATATATAAACGATATTAACAAGACAATAATCGATATTGCTAATGCCCTTGATTTTCCCCTGATGGAATTCCCCTTTTATATGTCTTATTCGGATTTAATTTTACCTATCCTTAATACAATTATAAATCACCAGGCAATGGTGTTAAATAAAATTGAGTACGCCCATAATAAAATAATGGATATACTTGTCAATAATGGAGATATACCCCAGATAGCGGAAACAATGCGAAAGTTAGTAGGTAACCCAGTAATAATCAAAGATATTTGCGGAAATATACTGGCATCAACTTTAAACGAAGAGGAAAACAAAGAAATTAACAGAAGAGAAACGGCCCAAGAAGAGGAAAGTATAAAGATAACAAAACTGCCTATAATAGCGCAAAATGAGATTTTAGGGCATATATACTGTTATGAGATGTATCATGGTCTTACAAAAGTTGATTTAATGTCTCTTCACAGGGCTGCCGCTCTTGTAACTTTGGAACTGGTGAACAGGGAAAAGATAAAAGTAATAGCGAAACGTTATAAAAATGAATTTTTAATGGAACTTTTAAATGGCAATATGGTGGATGAACAATATATAATAAAACGCGGTCTGCAGCTGGAATGGGATTTGAATCAGGAAATGAGCGTAATGTTGATAGATATTAACTTCTTGAAAAAATACCCTAACGAGACATCGCAAATAGAAAGTATTATAAATAAGGTATATAGCATGGTACAAACCATTGTTGAAGGATTTAATAAAAATCCAATAATTGGAACATTAGGTTCAACTATAATTTTACTAATCCCGGTAAAGAAAGTCTACTTGTTTTTTTCGGATATTTCTTCCAACGCTTTAATAAAACTCGGACATTATATTAAAAAATTACTGCTTCAGCAACTTTCTCAAATTGAAATAAATATTGGCATAGGAAAAACTTATAGTTCATGTGCGGATTTTTCGAAGAGTTATGAAGAAGCGAAAAAATCCTTGCAGATATTGAAAGCGATGTATTGTGACAACAAAGTCATATACTATGAAAATTTAGGCATGTATAAGTTGTTCCATAACTTGAGTCATGAAGGAATAAATTTTGTAAAGGAAATACTTTTTCCTATAATGGAATATGATGAAAAAAGAGAAGGCAATTTAATGGAAACCCTTGAGGCGTATTTTAAATATAATGGAAATATAAAGCTGGTTGCACAACAGCTATATATACATTACAATACCGCAATATACAGGATGGAACAAATTCAAAAGCTTTTAAAGCTTGACTTTAATAACCCTGATGATAGGTTGAACATTGAAATGGCATTAAAATTGAAGAATTTTATTAGTGCTAAATAA
- a CDS encoding CaiB/BaiF CoA transferase family protein, with the protein MLPLSEVKVLDLSRVLAGPYCSMILADLGADVVKVEMPKKGDDSRAFGPFVNGESAYFMSINRNKKSITLNLKAPKGKEIFKNLVKKFDVVLENFRPGTMERLGLGYDVLKKINPGLIYAACSGYGQTGPYTDRPAYDAVIQAMGGLMSITGFPEGRPTRVGASIADITAGLFTTIGIMAALVKRKSTGEGDMVDIAMLDSIVAVLENAIARYEITGKVPGPIGNRHPSITPFESFRVSDGEIMVAVGNDDLWAKFCQAIDKPELIDEPKFKINPQRVENYDALKPILQSVMAQKSVDEWILILEKAGVPCSPINTIDRVVNHPQVMARDMIVKIHHPTAGEIKIPGSPLKFNNAKVIFNPAPILGQHTDEILKELLNMNENEINMLRNNEII; encoded by the coding sequence ATGTTACCATTATCTGAAGTTAAAGTTCTGGATTTAAGCAGAGTTCTTGCGGGCCCATATTGTAGCATGATTCTTGCCGATTTGGGAGCTGATGTAGTAAAAGTGGAAATGCCGAAAAAAGGGGATGATTCCAGAGCTTTCGGACCTTTTGTAAACGGTGAAAGCGCTTACTTTATGAGCATTAATCGCAATAAGAAAAGTATAACTTTGAATTTAAAAGCCCCCAAAGGAAAAGAGATTTTTAAAAATCTTGTCAAAAAATTTGACGTAGTTTTGGAGAATTTTAGACCGGGGACTATGGAACGTTTAGGGTTAGGGTATGATGTGTTAAAAAAAATAAATCCTGGGTTGATTTATGCCGCTTGTTCCGGTTACGGCCAAACCGGACCTTATACGGATAGACCTGCTTATGATGCAGTGATACAGGCTATGGGAGGATTGATGAGCATTACCGGTTTTCCCGAGGGAAGACCTACCAGAGTAGGAGCTTCCATTGCAGATATTACAGCGGGTTTATTCACTACAATCGGAATTATGGCGGCACTGGTAAAAAGAAAATCTACCGGCGAAGGAGATATGGTTGATATTGCCATGCTCGATAGTATAGTTGCTGTTTTGGAAAATGCCATTGCCCGGTATGAGATAACAGGCAAGGTCCCCGGCCCTATTGGAAACCGCCACCCATCAATTACACCTTTCGAGTCCTTTAGAGTTTCCGACGGGGAAATAATGGTAGCTGTAGGAAATGATGACCTATGGGCAAAATTTTGTCAGGCAATAGATAAGCCCGAGCTAATAGACGAACCTAAATTTAAGATAAACCCGCAAAGGGTTGAAAATTATGATGCTCTCAAACCCATTTTACAGTCGGTGATGGCCCAAAAAAGCGTGGATGAGTGGATATTGATTCTTGAAAAAGCCGGTGTTCCCTGTTCTCCAATAAATACTATTGATAGAGTCGTAAATCACCCACAGGTAATGGCCAGGGATATGATAGTAAAAATCCATCATCCCACAGCCGGAGAAATTAAAATTCCGGGCAGTCCATTAAAATTTAACAATGCAAAAGTAATTTTTAACCCGGCTCCAATATTAGGTCAGCATACTGATGAAATTTTAAAAGAATTATTAAACATGAATGAAAACGAAATTAACATGCTCCGGAATAATGAAATCATTTAG
- a CDS encoding OadG family protein, whose amino-acid sequence MGIVMVALYSLSLILDLMRYIFYPQARQVKKNEKTGEPVEEIKQPEPPHEQDNRELVAVITAALSEYLQKPITHIRIGSIRQIHKTTPEWGRAARYEKAHFKKATAVN is encoded by the coding sequence ATGGGCATAGTAATGGTAGCCCTGTATAGTCTCTCTTTAATTCTGGATCTTATGAGATATATATTTTATCCCCAGGCAAGACAGGTAAAAAAAAATGAAAAAACTGGAGAACCAGTAGAAGAAATAAAACAACCGGAACCACCCCATGAACAGGATAACCGGGAACTGGTAGCAGTAATTACTGCAGCATTGAGTGAATACCTGCAAAAACCCATAACACATATCAGAATAGGTTCCATACGCCAGATTCACAAAACTACTCCCGAATGGGGAAGGGCAGCAAGATACGAAAAAGCACATTTCAAAAAAGCTACCGCTGTCAATTAA
- a CDS encoding biotin/lipoyl-containing protein, with product MKKYKITVNGQTYEVEVEEIGGTGLVKEETPAPVATTEKPKEAPKQETPKPAPATAPAPKKAAPAGKATITAPMPGTILSVKVKEGSKVSKGDVIMILEAMKMENEILAPQDGIISSIDVSEGASVNTGDILATME from the coding sequence ATGAAGAAATATAAAATAACCGTAAATGGCCAGACTTATGAAGTAGAAGTTGAAGAGATAGGTGGTACCGGGCTGGTTAAAGAGGAGACACCTGCGCCTGTGGCCACAACAGAAAAGCCAAAAGAAGCGCCGAAACAGGAAACTCCAAAGCCAGCACCTGCTACCGCACCGGCACCCAAAAAAGCTGCACCTGCCGGTAAGGCAACAATCACTGCCCCAATGCCCGGAACCATACTTTCCGTAAAAGTAAAAGAAGGCTCAAAAGTATCAAAAGGCGATGTAATAATGATATTGGAAGCCATGAAAATGGAAAACGAAATCCTTGCTCCCCAGGATGGAATTATATCTTCCATAGACGTATCCGAAGGAGCATCCGTAAATACCGGCGATATACTGGCTACCATGGAATAA